A section of the Bacteroidia bacterium genome encodes:
- a CDS encoding DUF72 domain-containing protein codes for MKFGKIADPSEIDFSLPAEHSDTIRILQKQKKTARPPVYIGCAKWNRQDLKGFYPRGTKDELAYYATQFNSIELNATFYQQYDAGQMEKWKQKVPQGFRFYPKIPQRISHFGRLSNVEALTETTCECYRAFGENLGITFLQMPDNFGPKNFDRLESFLQNWPGDMRLALELRNKLWYKDSDITDRLCHLMEQHAITHVLTDTAGRRDLLHMRFTTPFTFIRYVGANHESDYTRIDDWFKRLKQWIAGGVQEINFFIHQNLEKESPLLSAKLVKRFNEELGYDLPLPAIAK; via the coding sequence ATGAAGTTTGGAAAGATAGCCGATCCATCCGAGATAGATTTCTCCTTGCCGGCTGAGCATTCTGACACGATACGGATCCTGCAGAAACAAAAGAAAACAGCCAGGCCTCCTGTTTACATCGGCTGTGCTAAATGGAACCGGCAGGATCTGAAGGGTTTTTATCCGCGCGGTACCAAAGACGAGCTTGCCTATTACGCCACGCAGTTCAATTCCATAGAACTTAATGCTACCTTTTATCAGCAATACGATGCCGGGCAAATGGAGAAATGGAAGCAGAAAGTACCGCAGGGTTTCAGGTTTTATCCGAAGATCCCGCAGCGCATCAGCCACTTTGGGCGGCTCAGCAACGTGGAAGCTCTCACCGAAACAACCTGCGAGTGCTACCGTGCGTTTGGTGAAAATCTTGGCATTACCTTCCTGCAAATGCCGGATAACTTTGGGCCGAAGAATTTTGACAGGCTGGAGAGCTTTCTGCAAAACTGGCCGGGTGACATGCGGCTGGCGCTTGAACTGCGCAACAAACTGTGGTACAAGGACAGCGATATAACTGATCGCCTCTGCCATCTCATGGAGCAGCATGCCATTACCCATGTACTCACTGACACAGCAGGCAGGCGCGACTTGTTGCACATGCGATTTACCACTCCTTTTACCTTTATCCGCTATGTGGGTGCAAACCACGAAAGCGACTATACCCGCATTGACGACTGGTTTAAGCGGCTGAAACAATGGATTGCCGGGGGTGTACAGGAAATCAACTTCTTCATTCACCAAAACCTGGAGAAA
- a CDS encoding class I SAM-dependent methyltransferase, translating to MEYFDRKKHWEDIYRTKQINEVSWYQPTPETSLDFIEEFNVPSTAKIIDIGGGDSFLVDHLLARGYQDITVLDISEAAIERAKKRLGQQANNVKWIVADAAKFQPTVQYDFWHDRAAFHFLTDQKEISNYLETAQCGISTTGILVIGTFSEQGPKKCSGIEIKQYSERTMTERLENLFEKIRCVTVDHRTPFDTIQNFVFCSFRKLQTE from the coding sequence ATGGAGTACTTTGACAGAAAAAAGCATTGGGAGGACATATATCGTACAAAACAAATAAATGAAGTAAGCTGGTATCAGCCGACACCGGAAACTTCCCTTGATTTCATTGAAGAATTTAATGTGCCTTCAACTGCCAAAATCATTGATATTGGCGGTGGCGACAGTTTTTTAGTTGACCATTTGCTTGCCAGGGGTTATCAGGACATTACCGTACTCGACATTTCGGAAGCAGCTATTGAAAGAGCAAAAAAGCGACTTGGCCAACAGGCTAATAATGTAAAATGGATTGTGGCTGATGCTGCGAAATTTCAACCCACTGTGCAATACGACTTTTGGCACGACCGGGCAGCATTCCATTTTCTGACAGATCAAAAGGAAATCTCCAATTACCTTGAAACCGCACAATGCGGCATTTCAACGACCGGTATTTTGGTAATCGGGACGTTTTCCGAACAAGGACCAAAAAAGTGCAGCGGAATCGAAATAAAACAATATTCGGAAAGAACAATGACTGAAAGACTGGAAAATTTGTTCGAGAAAATTAGGTGTGTTACGGTTGACCACAGGACACCATTTGACACCATTCAGAACTTTGTTTTTTGCAGTTTTAGAAAATTACAGACGGAATAA
- a CDS encoding T9SS type A sorting domain-containing protein, with amino-acid sequence MNMKTKIIAGLFGLAIPFLGHSQTFSQYFDGADTSEGNSLFIQIDTAESIVWQIGPPQKLSFDRAATLPNAIVTDTINNYPPNNTSRFSFGLAQWFSWGILAIRWKQKLDMDRGYDGGIIEFSTDTGNTWQNVFNNPYVYNFYGFDPANQDTLITGDYAFSGTDSTWKDIWFCLDQSWMSTFDSLIFRFTLKSDSVDNHKEGWLIDNMVVHNSIRHTVNEVAQEKYMTVTPNPTTGRLNIATKKMNEFNIIEKIELVNVEGRIVQEWNASPTKFYVDIGNHPNGIYFLNVFTNINSNTFKIVLER; translated from the coding sequence ATGAACATGAAAACAAAAATCATCGCTGGACTTTTCGGACTGGCAATCCCATTTTTAGGACACAGCCAAACATTTAGCCAATACTTTGACGGTGCAGACACTTCCGAAGGGAATTCTTTATTCATACAAATTGACACGGCAGAATCAATCGTTTGGCAAATCGGACCGCCTCAAAAATTGAGTTTTGATCGTGCGGCAACATTGCCAAATGCGATAGTGACGGACACGATTAACAATTATCCGCCTAACAACACTTCACGTTTTTCATTTGGCCTTGCGCAATGGTTCAGTTGGGGCATTTTGGCGATTCGATGGAAACAGAAGTTGGATATGGATCGCGGTTATGACGGAGGCATCATTGAATTCTCCACAGACACTGGAAATACATGGCAAAACGTATTCAATAACCCATACGTTTATAACTTCTACGGGTTTGATCCGGCCAACCAAGACACTCTCATTACCGGTGACTATGCCTTCAGTGGTACAGACAGTACCTGGAAAGATATTTGGTTTTGCCTCGACCAATCGTGGATGTCAACCTTTGATTCACTCATATTTCGGTTTACTCTAAAATCAGATTCGGTTGACAACCATAAAGAGGGGTGGTTAATTGACAACATGGTGGTACATAATAGTATTCGTCATACTGTTAATGAAGTGGCACAAGAAAAATACATGACCGTTACTCCTAACCCGACAACAGGAAGACTCAATATTGCCACCAAGAAAATGAACGAGTTCAACATCATTGAGAAAATTGAACTGGTGAATGTTGAAGGGAGGATTGTTCAGGAGTGGAACGCCAGCCCAACCAAGTTTTACGTTGACATTGGCAATCACCCCAATGGTATTTATTTTCTCAACGTTTTTACCAACATAAATTCCAATACATTTAAAATAGTACTTGAACGATAG